A region from the Kineothrix sp. IPX-CK genome encodes:
- a CDS encoding SGNH/GDSL hydrolase family protein, whose amino-acid sequence MTVKQAAKSAIFIIIFIYILLTVTYIIRTNGDVKDRFTGFYAEPKDTIDVVMIGSSPVYPYYSTPQMWGEYGITAYPISSNLQRPVAGIYMVDEVRKTQRPSLYVFEMRMYTASETDLTNNMAYTRGVTDNMKYSWNRIKTINAMVEEPSERYTYYFDIFKYHSNWKTMVLPKQLACFRYELLDGQKGYVMTDEVGPCEAVDTSAITQKTPMPEEQEKHLYDLLDYLKEEKLQSLFILSPTVMEVEKQMMYNYMTDIIESYGYKFLNMNDYYEEIGLDFTSDFSDYGGHTNALGAKKCTSFLTDYVISNYSLEDKRGDDRYAKWDASYEQWKSMYEEAEQTIALRIENGDFAEVTAEE is encoded by the coding sequence ATGACTGTAAAGCAAGCGGCGAAATCGGCAATTTTTATCATTATTTTCATATATATCCTTCTTACCGTTACTTATATTATACGGACCAACGGAGATGTGAAGGATAGGTTTACGGGATTTTACGCAGAGCCGAAGGACACGATAGATGTGGTCATGATAGGCTCAAGCCCCGTATATCCCTATTATTCCACCCCGCAGATGTGGGGAGAATACGGCATAACGGCGTACCCCATCTCCAGCAATCTGCAAAGGCCGGTAGCAGGAATCTACATGGTGGATGAAGTAAGAAAGACGCAGAGACCGTCGTTATATGTATTCGAAATGCGTATGTATACGGCCAGTGAAACGGATCTTACCAACAATATGGCTTATACCAGAGGCGTTACCGACAACATGAAATACTCGTGGAACCGGATAAAGACCATAAATGCCATGGTAGAAGAACCGTCAGAGCGTTATACGTATTATTTCGATATTTTTAAATATCATTCTAACTGGAAGACGATGGTGCTGCCGAAACAGCTGGCATGCTTTCGCTATGAGCTTCTGGACGGACAAAAGGGATATGTGATGACAGATGAAGTAGGGCCCTGCGAAGCGGTGGATACCTCTGCGATTACGCAGAAAACCCCGATGCCCGAAGAGCAGGAGAAGCATTTGTATGATCTGCTCGACTATTTGAAGGAAGAAAAATTACAGTCGTTATTTATTCTTTCTCCGACGGTAATGGAGGTAGAAAAGCAAATGATGTACAATTATATGACGGATATTATCGAAAGTTACGGCTATAAGTTTTTGAATATGAACGATTATTATGAAGAGATCGGTCTGGACTTCACATCCGATTTCAGCGATTACGGCGGACATACTAATGCTTTAGGGGCTAAAAAGTGCACGTCATTTCTGACGGATTATGTCATAAGCAATTATTCTTTAGAAGATAAAAGAGGCGATGACCGCTATGCCAAATGGGATGCTTCATATGAGCAGTGGAAAAGCATGTATGAAGAAGCGGAACAGACAATTGCCTTGCGAATTGAAAACGGCGATTTTGCGGAAGTGACAGCAGAAGAATAA
- a CDS encoding glycosyltransferase: MDKKHLALFISSLNKGGSERVLVNLAEYFYAQGYLVTIVTQYRAENEYTISDGISRVLSDIDGEEIGKGRAANFYGRFMKLRSIWKQEKPDLILSFIGKNNIMAILTSRFLRIPVVVSVRGEPELEYYSPGLRLAARYVFRLAEGIVLQTKSCLTFFPKAVSKKAVILKNSLNPAFIKEGYEGEREKQIVAVGRVDANKNHEMIIRAFAEIADRYPDYKLIIYGEGQLRQKLTEYAADLGLSQRVKLPGAISNVEDAIYKASVFVLSSYSEGMPNTLLEAMALGIPVISTDCPPGGPGELIDHGENGLLIPTGDWKQLAENLQKLLDNMDYAKKMGKNASKVKEEFNPEVINRAWKNYLEKIMRG; encoded by the coding sequence TTGGACAAGAAACACTTGGCTCTATTTATAAGTTCGTTAAATAAAGGCGGTTCCGAAAGAGTGTTAGTCAATCTCGCCGAATACTTCTATGCACAGGGCTATCTGGTAACTATCGTGACCCAGTACCGTGCAGAGAACGAATATACGATAAGCGACGGCATAAGCAGGGTTCTGTCGGATATCGACGGAGAGGAGATAGGAAAGGGCAGGGCAGCCAATTTCTACGGGCGCTTTATGAAGCTTCGAAGCATATGGAAACAGGAAAAGCCCGACCTGATTTTATCCTTTATCGGTAAGAACAATATTATGGCGATACTGACTTCCCGCTTTTTGCGTATACCCGTAGTAGTGTCGGTACGGGGCGAACCGGAACTGGAATATTACTCTCCGGGACTTAGATTGGCGGCAAGATACGTCTTTCGACTGGCAGAGGGCATTGTTCTGCAGACGAAAAGCTGTCTGACGTTTTTCCCAAAAGCGGTGAGTAAAAAGGCAGTTATACTTAAAAACTCTCTTAATCCTGCATTTATAAAGGAAGGCTATGAAGGAGAGCGAGAGAAACAGATTGTAGCCGTAGGACGGGTGGACGCCAACAAGAACCATGAAATGATTATCCGGGCATTCGCGGAAATTGCAGACAGATATCCGGACTATAAGCTCATCATATACGGAGAAGGGCAGCTGCGGCAGAAGCTGACCGAATATGCCGCCGATTTGGGACTTTCGCAGCGGGTTAAGCTGCCGGGAGCCATATCTAACGTAGAGGATGCCATTTATAAGGCGTCGGTATTCGTGCTATCCTCTTATTCCGAGGGGATGCCCAATACGCTTTTGGAGGCTATGGCTTTGGGAATACCTGTTATTTCTACGGACTGTCCGCCCGGCGGGCCTGGAGAGTTAATTGACCATGGAGAAAACGGTCTGTTAATCCCGACCGGTGACTGGAAGCAATTGGCGGAAAACTTGCAAAAACTATTAGATAACATGGATTATGCAAAAAAAATGGGCAAAAATGCTTCAAAAGTGAAAGAAGAATTCAATCCGGAAGTCATAAACCGGGCATGGAAAAATTATTTGGAAAAAATAATGCGAGGATGA
- the asnB gene encoding asparagine synthase (glutamine-hydrolyzing) has translation MCGICGFVSRQDIKLTQLKEMNDTMYHRGPNDSGEEIYGLKDGYSVGLAQRRLSIQDLSALGHQPMHSDNGRISVVFNGEIYNFHELRENLSDYSFCSTCDTEVIIAAYLKWGISCVDFFNGMFAIALLDREKEELYLIRDCIGKKPMYYMENGAELVFASELKPIMSYPGFEKKIKKEVISRYLYQQYINAPETIFENVYKLEPGAILRVSVNSKSLALTKETWKYWDIKDVYAKQRQHMVTDYAQAKGELKELLKKATASRMIADVPLGSFLSGGYDSSLITAMAQEHSSEPVKTFSIGFQEERYNEAKYAKEVADYLGTNHTELYIDEKQMFDLVESIPKYYDEPFADSSQIPSMLVSALAREHVTVALSGDGGDEFFCGYNIYENVAQAQMLDMAGAAVHGICGLPFINKAGLSKKLPFRVRVIAENRNKETKTQFGASNYIMRAGAMVKNDGSELPCHYEIESKYGESKWQIRRMLLDMDTYLPGDILCKVDRASMKYSLEARCPILDRDVMEYSYRIPHEYKFYKGDKKHILKDIAYDYIPKELLDRPKVGFGVPLDKWLRGPLKEQLLSYSERDYLEKQGIFDSAYVSNMIREYIKTGDGGPATGANYSKLSWSFFIFEQWYQYYFK, from the coding sequence ATGTGCGGTATATGCGGATTTGTGTCAAGGCAAGATATAAAACTGACACAACTAAAGGAAATGAATGACACAATGTATCATAGAGGCCCTAACGACAGCGGGGAAGAAATCTATGGGCTGAAAGACGGCTATAGCGTGGGACTGGCTCAGCGCAGACTTTCCATTCAGGATTTGTCTGCCTTAGGACATCAGCCGATGCACTCGGATAACGGGCGTATCAGCGTGGTGTTTAACGGTGAAATCTATAATTTCCATGAGCTGAGAGAGAATTTGTCCGATTATTCGTTTTGTTCTACCTGTGATACGGAGGTGATCATCGCTGCTTATTTGAAATGGGGAATAAGCTGTGTGGACTTTTTTAATGGTATGTTCGCCATCGCCTTATTGGATAGGGAGAAAGAAGAACTGTACCTGATTCGGGATTGCATCGGGAAGAAGCCCATGTACTATATGGAGAATGGAGCTGAACTTGTTTTCGCTTCCGAGCTGAAGCCGATCATGTCCTATCCGGGTTTTGAAAAGAAGATAAAAAAGGAAGTCATTTCCCGTTATTTGTATCAGCAGTATATCAATGCGCCGGAGACGATTTTCGAAAATGTATATAAGCTTGAACCGGGAGCTATTCTGAGGGTTTCTGTGAACAGTAAATCTCTTGCCCTTACGAAAGAAACATGGAAGTATTGGGATATCAAGGATGTATATGCTAAGCAAAGGCAGCATATGGTTACGGATTATGCGCAGGCCAAAGGGGAACTGAAGGAGCTCTTAAAAAAAGCGACTGCCTCCCGGATGATAGCGGATGTTCCGCTGGGTTCCTTTCTGAGCGGCGGATATGATTCCTCTTTGATCACAGCCATGGCACAGGAGCATTCTTCAGAACCCGTTAAGACCTTTTCTATCGGCTTTCAGGAGGAAAGATATAATGAGGCCAAGTATGCGAAAGAAGTGGCGGATTATCTCGGGACAAACCATACGGAGCTGTATATCGATGAAAAGCAGATGTTCGACTTGGTGGAGAGCATACCTAAGTATTATGATGAGCCCTTTGCCGATAGTTCTCAGATACCATCTATGCTCGTTTCTGCGCTGGCGAGAGAACACGTGACTGTGGCACTTTCCGGCGACGGCGGCGATGAATTTTTCTGTGGCTATAATATCTATGAAAATGTGGCTCAGGCGCAGATGCTGGATATGGCTGGAGCCGCGGTACATGGAATCTGCGGCCTTCCTTTTATAAATAAGGCGGGACTTTCAAAGAAACTTCCTTTTCGCGTGCGTGTTATAGCGGAGAACCGGAACAAAGAGACGAAGACGCAATTCGGTGCCAGTAATTATATCATGCGTGCAGGCGCAATGGTGAAGAACGACGGCAGTGAACTTCCCTGCCACTATGAGATAGAAAGCAAATATGGAGAAAGCAAATGGCAGATTCGCAGGATGCTTTTAGATATGGATACTTACCTTCCGGGAGATATTCTCTGCAAGGTGGACAGAGCTTCCATGAAGTATTCTCTTGAGGCCAGATGTCCTATTCTCGATAGAGACGTTATGGAATATTCTTATAGGATTCCCCATGAGTATAAGTTCTATAAAGGGGATAAAAAACATATTTTGAAGGATATTGCGTATGACTATATACCAAAGGAGCTTTTGGACAGGCCGAAGGTGGGGTTTGGAGTACCCCTCGACAAGTGGCTGAGAGGTCCTTTGAAAGAGCAGCTCCTTTCCTACAGTGAAAGGGATTACCTGGAAAAGCAGGGAATCTTCGATTCTGCTTATGTATCCAATATGATTCGGGAGTATATCAAAACCGGCGACGGAGGTCCCGCTACCGGTGCCAATTATTCCAAACTTTCTTGGTCCTTCTTTATATTTGAGCAGTGGTACCAATACTATTTTAAATAA